The following are encoded together in the Mycolicibacterium arabiense genome:
- a CDS encoding FAD-binding oxidoreductase, protein MTLTDDAGRTSHDVRSRLDGLRDVVAAPVALPGERVYERAMPWNVAALVAPAAAVFATSAADVAAVMRFAGERGFRVAVQATGHGAIGVGDDTILVLTGGLRGCVIDIDERTARVGAGVTWQQVIDAAVPQGLAPLCGSAPGVGVVGYLTGGGIGPLVRTVGLSSDYVRAFELVTGSGEVLWVTPEEHAELFWGVRGGKAMLGVVTTIEFELLPIDEFYGGAIYFDAADAVTVLHAWRSWSQGLPETVNTSIAIQQLPPLPGVPEPLAGRMTVAVRYVALGDAEEGERLLAPMSAVAAPVLDTVALLPYAAIGAVHADPVDPMPINEDHTLLCELTPEAVDAVLAAAGPEAGSPQVIVELRLLGGAMAREPRHDSAFCHRNAAYSLAVIGVLAPPVADAVPQHAAALVAGLAPWSTGGQMPNFAASHDPARPSRCYDGDTLHRLKAIAARHDPAGILA, encoded by the coding sequence ATGACCCTGACCGACGACGCCGGACGCACCTCGCACGACGTGCGGAGCCGCCTGGATGGCCTTCGCGACGTCGTCGCGGCACCGGTCGCGCTCCCTGGCGAACGGGTGTACGAGCGTGCGATGCCGTGGAACGTGGCGGCGCTGGTCGCCCCGGCAGCGGCGGTGTTCGCCACGTCGGCCGCCGACGTGGCCGCCGTGATGCGGTTCGCGGGCGAGCGGGGGTTTCGCGTTGCGGTGCAGGCCACCGGGCACGGCGCAATCGGGGTGGGTGACGACACGATCCTGGTGCTGACCGGCGGGCTGCGAGGGTGCGTGATCGACATCGACGAGCGGACCGCGCGGGTGGGGGCGGGCGTCACGTGGCAGCAGGTGATCGACGCCGCGGTGCCCCAGGGCCTCGCGCCGCTGTGCGGATCGGCGCCGGGGGTCGGCGTGGTCGGGTATCTGACCGGGGGCGGGATCGGTCCGTTGGTGCGCACGGTGGGCCTGTCGTCGGACTACGTGCGGGCGTTCGAACTCGTCACCGGCTCGGGTGAGGTCCTCTGGGTGACCCCGGAGGAGCACGCCGAGCTGTTCTGGGGCGTGCGCGGCGGCAAGGCCATGCTCGGCGTCGTCACGACCATCGAGTTCGAGCTGCTGCCGATCGACGAGTTCTACGGCGGCGCAATCTACTTCGACGCAGCGGATGCGGTGACGGTGCTGCACGCGTGGCGGTCGTGGAGCCAGGGACTACCCGAGACCGTGAACACGTCGATCGCGATTCAACAGTTGCCGCCGCTGCCGGGCGTGCCCGAGCCCCTGGCCGGACGGATGACCGTCGCGGTGCGGTACGTCGCGCTCGGCGACGCCGAGGAGGGGGAGCGGTTGCTCGCGCCCATGAGTGCCGTGGCCGCCCCGGTTCTCGACACCGTCGCGCTGCTGCCCTACGCGGCGATCGGCGCGGTCCACGCCGACCCCGTGGACCCGATGCCGATCAACGAGGACCACACGCTCCTGTGCGAACTCACGCCCGAGGCGGTGGACGCGGTCCTTGCCGCCGCAGGCCCCGAGGCGGGTTCCCCGCAGGTCATCGTCGAGCTGCGCCTGCTTGGTGGGGCCATGGCCCGGGAGCCGCGTCACGACAGCGCGTTCTGTCACCGCAACGCGGCCTACTCGCTGGCCGTGATCGGCGTGCTGGCACCGCCGGTGGCCGACGCGGTGCCGCAACACGCCGCCGCGCTGGTCGCCGGGCTCGCGCCGTGGTCGACGGGTGGGCAGATGCCGAACTTCGCGGCGTCGCACGATCCGGCGCGGCCCAGCAGGTGCTACGACGGTGACACCCTGCACCGGCTGAAGGCGATCGCGGCACGCCACGATCCGGCCGGGATACTGGCCTGA
- a CDS encoding GGDEF domain-containing protein — protein MRADAGSFAVFGRLVRQWWGEPVDYAAQVQYFAKRSMSGAVQYMIGLGTGFDGVLSLVLLLPSANSRASQVAVAAFGALQLAWAWVWCARPWPSRRMSLAFVVSADIAITVMVLLDSSWVLGSFGFSFFTMLSVYLVFFDGPRALAGHVLWILLTTAAFAVHIGIVGQFDVVEFTAKTLMSVALVVGTPLGIQAAIWALRNDANASVTDPLTGLLNRRGLHLHVGDLLRDGSHVADAVTVMVVDLDRFKDVNDTFGHTIGDEVLIRAARRIKSAVRGSALVARVGGEEFVVVDPGDPGRAHRDVDRVRYAIAAPAKPPITASVGVSSVALGGSSLAGSEPATWLDRIIERADLAMFDAKRQGGNATIYLPAVDGRA, from the coding sequence ATGCGGGCGGATGCGGGGAGCTTCGCCGTATTCGGCCGTCTCGTCCGCCAGTGGTGGGGTGAGCCGGTCGACTACGCCGCGCAGGTGCAGTACTTCGCCAAGCGCTCGATGTCCGGGGCCGTCCAGTACATGATCGGGCTCGGCACCGGATTCGACGGCGTGCTCTCCCTGGTCCTCCTCCTGCCGTCGGCCAACTCGCGTGCGTCTCAGGTCGCCGTGGCCGCGTTCGGCGCGCTGCAGCTGGCGTGGGCGTGGGTGTGGTGTGCCCGGCCATGGCCCTCGCGCAGGATGTCACTCGCATTCGTGGTGTCGGCCGACATCGCGATCACCGTGATGGTGCTGCTCGATTCGAGTTGGGTGCTCGGGTCGTTCGGGTTCAGCTTCTTCACCATGCTGTCGGTCTATCTCGTGTTCTTCGACGGCCCGAGAGCCCTTGCGGGACATGTGCTGTGGATACTGCTGACGACGGCGGCGTTCGCCGTGCACATCGGCATCGTAGGGCAGTTCGACGTCGTCGAGTTCACCGCGAAGACCCTGATGTCGGTGGCGCTCGTGGTCGGCACGCCGCTGGGGATTCAGGCCGCGATCTGGGCACTGCGCAACGACGCCAACGCGTCCGTCACCGATCCGCTCACCGGCTTGCTGAATCGGCGGGGTCTGCATCTGCACGTGGGCGATCTTCTGCGTGACGGCTCCCACGTCGCCGATGCCGTCACCGTGATGGTCGTCGACCTGGACCGGTTCAAGGACGTCAACGACACCTTCGGTCACACGATCGGGGACGAGGTGTTGATCCGCGCCGCACGTCGGATCAAGTCCGCAGTTCGCGGTAGTGCGCTGGTGGCGAGGGTGGGCGGCGAGGAGTTCGTCGTCGTCGATCCCGGCGACCCCGGGCGCGCCCACCGTGACGTCGACCGCGTCCGGTACGCGATCGCCGCTCCCGCCAAACCCCCGATCACGGCCAGCGTGGGGGTTTCCAGCGTTGCACTCGGCGGATCCTCCCTCGCGGGCAGCGAGCCGGCGACCTGGCTCGACCGGATCATCGAGCGGGCCGACCTTGCGATGTTCGATGCAAAGCGCCAAGGGGGCAACGCGACGATCTACCTGCCGGCCGTCGATGGCCGCGCGTGA
- a CDS encoding cyclodehydratase has protein sequence MTRYTLDPAMPVLMRPDDTVQVGWDPRRAVLVSPPAGLTTDALADLLRALQSGLTLPVFTALMLNRGAHDAGSAAELVDSLTRSKVLTVDVPRTRSASVRVHGRGPLSDLLTGALRCSGNRIAISRLSHAGVNPRNTDLVVLSDYLVTDPQVVHDLHDAGVPHLQVRVRDGTGLIGPLVVPGQTSCLRCADLHRSDRDAAWPAVAAQLRRTVGNADRATVLATAALALDQVERVVKAVRGCGGPGLRDAPPPTLDTTLEFDVHTGSTISRRWSRHPRCGC, from the coding sequence GTGACCCGCTACACGCTCGACCCGGCGATGCCGGTGCTGATGCGGCCCGACGACACCGTGCAGGTGGGCTGGGACCCGCGCCGCGCCGTCCTCGTCAGCCCGCCCGCCGGGCTGACGACCGACGCGCTCGCCGACCTGCTGCGGGCGCTGCAATCGGGACTGACCCTGCCCGTGTTCACCGCGCTGATGCTCAACCGCGGCGCCCACGACGCCGGGTCGGCCGCCGAACTCGTCGACTCCCTCACCCGGTCGAAGGTGCTGACCGTCGACGTTCCCCGCACCCGGTCGGCGTCGGTGCGGGTGCACGGCCGCGGTCCGCTGTCTGACCTGCTGACCGGGGCGCTGCGGTGCTCGGGCAATCGGATCGCGATCAGCAGGCTCAGCCATGCGGGCGTCAACCCGCGCAACACCGACCTGGTGGTGCTCTCGGACTACCTCGTCACCGATCCACAGGTGGTGCACGATTTGCACGACGCGGGTGTGCCGCACCTGCAGGTCCGGGTGCGCGACGGCACCGGACTGATCGGCCCGCTGGTGGTGCCGGGCCAGACCAGCTGCCTGCGGTGTGCCGACCTGCACCGCAGCGACCGCGACGCCGCGTGGCCCGCGGTCGCCGCGCAGTTGCGCCGCACCGTCGGCAATGCCGACCGCGCCACGGTGCTCGCCACCGCAGCGCTCGCGCTCGATCAGGTCGAGCGCGTCGTCAAGGCCGTTCGGGGCTGCGGCGGTCCCGGACTACGCGACGCTCCGCCGCCCACCCTGGACACCACGCTGGAGTTCGACGTGCACACCGGATCGACGATCAGCCGACGCTGGTCGCGCCATCCACGGTGCGGTTGCTGA
- a CDS encoding macrolide-binding ATPase MABP-1 — protein sequence MDDGVVADIKRGRAARNAKLASLPVGFAGRAALGFGKRLTGSSRDEVNAELMEKAANQLFTVLGELKGGAMKVGQALSVMEAAVPEQFGEPYREALTKLQKDAPPLPAEKVHRVLNAQLGTKWRQRFQSFDDAPIASASIGQVHKAVWADGRVVAVKIQYPGADEALRADLKTMKRMVSVFKQLSPGADVQGVVDELIERTEMELDYRLEADNQRAFAKAYRDHPHFVVPAIVASAPKVVVAEWMEGIPMAKIIREGTVEQRDLMGTRLFELTYDAPRRLEMMHGDAHPGNFMLLPEGKMGVLDFGAVAPLPGGIPVELGRVVRYSLEKDYDNLLPTMERLGFIQQGEQVSTRELDDMLRQYVEPLEVEVFHYSRKWLQKMAARNMDLSVDQIKTARQMDIPAKLAIPMRVIASNVAISCQLDAHIPTKALALELIPGFAD from the coding sequence GTGGATGATGGAGTGGTGGCAGACATCAAGCGTGGTCGGGCAGCGCGCAACGCGAAGTTGGCTTCGCTTCCCGTCGGGTTCGCCGGACGTGCTGCGCTCGGCTTCGGCAAGCGACTCACCGGCTCCTCCCGGGACGAGGTCAACGCCGAGCTGATGGAGAAGGCCGCCAATCAGCTGTTCACCGTCCTCGGCGAACTCAAGGGCGGCGCAATGAAGGTCGGGCAGGCGCTGTCGGTGATGGAGGCCGCCGTCCCCGAGCAGTTCGGCGAGCCGTATCGCGAAGCGCTGACGAAGCTGCAGAAGGACGCACCGCCCCTGCCCGCCGAGAAGGTGCACCGCGTGCTCAACGCGCAGCTGGGTACCAAGTGGCGTCAACGCTTCCAGTCGTTCGACGACGCACCGATCGCCTCGGCCAGCATCGGCCAGGTGCACAAGGCCGTGTGGGCCGACGGCCGCGTCGTCGCCGTGAAGATCCAGTACCCCGGCGCCGACGAAGCGCTGCGCGCCGACCTCAAGACCATGAAGCGCATGGTCTCGGTGTTCAAGCAGCTGTCCCCCGGTGCCGACGTGCAAGGCGTGGTCGACGAGCTGATCGAGCGCACCGAGATGGAGCTCGACTACCGGCTCGAAGCCGACAATCAGCGGGCGTTCGCCAAGGCCTACCGCGACCACCCGCACTTCGTGGTGCCCGCCATCGTCGCGAGCGCCCCCAAGGTGGTCGTCGCCGAGTGGATGGAAGGCATCCCGATGGCGAAGATCATCCGCGAGGGCACCGTCGAACAGCGCGACCTGATGGGCACGCGGCTGTTCGAACTCACCTACGACGCGCCGCGGCGGCTCGAGATGATGCACGGCGACGCGCATCCCGGGAACTTCATGCTGCTGCCCGAGGGCAAGATGGGCGTCCTGGACTTCGGTGCCGTGGCGCCGCTGCCGGGCGGCATCCCGGTCGAACTCGGTCGCGTGGTGCGCTACTCGCTCGAAAAGGACTACGACAACCTGCTTCCCACGATGGAGCGGCTGGGTTTCATCCAGCAGGGCGAGCAGGTGTCGACCCGCGAACTCGACGACATGCTGCGCCAGTACGTCGAACCGCTCGAGGTGGAGGTCTTCCACTACAGCCGCAAGTGGCTGCAGAAGATGGCCGCCAGGAACATGGACCTCTCGGTCGACCAGATCAAGACCGCCCGTCAGATGGACATTCCGGCCAAGCTTGCGATCCCGATGCGGGTCATCGCCTCCAACGTCGCGATCTCGTGTCAGCTCGACGCGCACATCCCCACCAAAGCGCTTGCACTGGAACTGATCCCGGGCTTCGCCGACTGA
- a CDS encoding UPF0182 family protein, giving the protein MAMRPAARMPKLTRRSRILVGIALAFVLLLLIGPRFIDAYVDWLWFGELGYRSVFTTVLTTRLVVFLVAALVVGAVVFGALTLAYRTRPVFVPSVGPNDPVARYRTAVMSRMKLFTIGVPAFIGVLAGIVAQTYWVRVQMFLHGGEFGVTDPQFGLDLGFYAFDLPFYRLILSYLFVATFLAFVANLLGHYLFGGIRLAGRTGALSRAARIQLISLGGTLILLKAFAYWLDRYELLSHTRGGKPFTGAGYTDINAVLPAKLILLAIAVICAVAVFSAIFLRDLRIPAIGVVLLLLSSLIIGAGWPMIVEQFSVKPNAAAKESEYIGRSITATRQAYGLTDETVTYRDYSGNSQATAQQVAADRATTSNIRLLDPTIVGPAFTQFQQGKNFYFFPEQLSIDRYDGPDGRLRDYVVAARELNPDRLIDNQRDWINRHTVYTHGNGFIASPANTVRGVANDPNQNGGYPEFLASVVGANGEIVSPGPAPLDQPRIYYGPVIANTTEDYAIVGRNGNDREYDVETNTETKNYTYTGSGGVPVGNWLARSVFAAKYAERNFLFSNVIGSNSRILFNRDPAKRVQAVAPWLTTDNGAYPAIVNKRIVWIVDGYTTLDNYPYSELTSLSDATADSNEVALNRLAPDKQVSYIRNSVKATVDAYDGTVTLYAQDEADPVLKAWMAVFPDTVKPKSDISAELQEHLRYPEDLFKVQRALLAKYHVDDPVTFFSTSDFWDVPLDPNPTASSYQPPYYIVAKNLAANDNSASFQLTTAMNRFRRDFLAAYISASSDPDSYGKITVLTIPGQVNGPKLAFNAISTDTAVSQDLGVIGRDNQNRIRWGNLLTLPVSDGGLLYVAPVYASPGASDAASSYPRLIRVAMLYNDRVGYGPTVRDALDELFGAGAGATATGPAPTAGQPAANGNGNPPAAQPQPGSTPPAATPPPGQNRAAEVPTPPVAVPPGGPVQLSQAKAAALQEVNTALDGMQQAQQSGDFAEFGEALQRLDDAMNRYREAQ; this is encoded by the coding sequence GTGGCAATGCGGCCTGCGGCACGGATGCCGAAGCTGACTCGACGTAGCCGAATCCTGGTCGGCATCGCGCTGGCCTTCGTGCTGCTGTTGCTGATTGGGCCCCGGTTCATCGACGCGTACGTCGACTGGCTCTGGTTCGGCGAACTCGGCTACCGGTCGGTGTTCACCACCGTGCTGACCACCCGGCTGGTCGTATTCCTCGTCGCGGCCCTGGTGGTGGGTGCGGTCGTCTTCGGCGCTCTGACGCTGGCCTATCGCACGCGGCCGGTGTTCGTCCCCTCGGTGGGACCCAACGATCCGGTGGCGCGCTACCGCACCGCCGTGATGTCGCGGATGAAGCTGTTCACCATCGGCGTGCCCGCGTTCATCGGCGTGCTCGCAGGCATCGTGGCTCAGACGTACTGGGTGCGGGTGCAGATGTTCCTGCACGGCGGTGAGTTCGGCGTGACCGATCCGCAGTTCGGTCTGGACCTCGGGTTCTACGCCTTCGACCTGCCGTTCTACCGCCTGATCCTGAGCTACCTGTTCGTGGCGACGTTCCTGGCGTTCGTGGCGAACCTGCTGGGGCACTACCTGTTCGGCGGCATCCGGTTGGCCGGTCGCACGGGGGCGCTGAGTCGCGCGGCACGCATCCAGCTGATCTCGCTGGGCGGCACGCTGATCCTGCTGAAGGCGTTCGCCTACTGGCTCGACCGCTACGAACTGTTGAGCCACACCCGCGGCGGCAAGCCGTTCACCGGCGCCGGCTACACCGACATCAACGCGGTGCTGCCTGCCAAGCTCATCCTGCTGGCCATCGCCGTCATCTGCGCGGTCGCCGTCTTCTCCGCGATCTTCCTGCGCGACCTACGCATCCCCGCCATCGGCGTAGTGCTACTGCTGCTGTCGTCGCTCATCATCGGCGCGGGCTGGCCGATGATCGTCGAGCAGTTCAGCGTCAAGCCGAACGCCGCGGCCAAGGAGTCGGAGTACATCGGCCGCAGCATCACCGCGACCAGGCAGGCCTACGGGCTCACCGACGAGACGGTGACCTACCGCGACTACAGCGGCAACTCCCAAGCCACCGCGCAGCAGGTCGCGGCCGACCGCGCGACCACGTCCAACATCCGCCTGCTCGATCCGACGATCGTGGGTCCTGCGTTCACGCAGTTCCAGCAGGGCAAGAACTTCTACTTCTTCCCCGAGCAGCTGTCGATCGACCGCTACGACGGGCCGGATGGCCGCCTGCGCGACTACGTCGTCGCCGCGCGCGAGCTGAACCCCGATCGCCTGATCGACAACCAGCGCGACTGGATCAACCGCCACACCGTGTACACCCACGGCAACGGCTTCATCGCCTCGCCGGCCAACACGGTGCGCGGCGTGGCCAACGACCCGAACCAGAACGGCGGCTACCCCGAGTTCCTCGCCAGCGTCGTGGGCGCCAACGGCGAGATCGTGTCGCCGGGACCGGCGCCGCTGGATCAGCCGCGCATCTACTACGGCCCCGTGATCGCGAACACCACGGAGGACTACGCGATCGTCGGCCGCAACGGCAACGACCGCGAGTACGACGTCGAGACCAACACCGAGACCAAGAACTACACGTACACCGGCTCGGGTGGCGTTCCGGTGGGCAACTGGCTGGCACGCAGCGTGTTCGCCGCGAAGTACGCCGAGCGGAACTTCCTGTTCTCCAACGTGATCGGCAGCAACAGCAGGATCCTGTTCAACCGGGATCCCGCCAAGCGCGTGCAGGCCGTGGCGCCATGGTTGACCACCGACAACGGTGCCTACCCGGCGATCGTCAACAAGCGCATCGTGTGGATCGTCGACGGCTACACCACGCTGGACAACTACCCGTACTCCGAGCTGACCTCGCTGTCGGACGCGACGGCCGACTCCAACGAGGTGGCGCTCAACCGGCTCGCGCCCGACAAGCAGGTGTCCTACATCCGCAACTCGGTGAAGGCCACCGTGGACGCCTACGACGGCACGGTAACGCTGTACGCCCAGGACGAGGCCGACCCCGTGCTCAAGGCGTGGATGGCGGTGTTCCCCGACACCGTCAAGCCGAAGTCGGACATCTCGGCCGAGCTGCAGGAGCACCTGCGGTACCCCGAGGATCTGTTCAAGGTGCAGCGTGCGCTGCTCGCCAAGTACCACGTCGACGACCCGGTGACGTTCTTCTCGACGTCGGACTTCTGGGACGTCCCGCTGGACCCGAACCCGACGGCCAGCAGCTACCAGCCGCCGTACTACATCGTCGCGAAGAACCTTGCCGCCAATGACAATTCGGCCTCGTTCCAGCTGACCACCGCGATGAACCGGTTCCGGCGTGACTTCCTCGCCGCGTACATCAGCGCGAGTTCGGATCCGGACTCCTACGGCAAGATCACGGTGCTGACCATTCCGGGTCAGGTCAACGGTCCGAAGCTGGCGTTCAACGCGATCAGTACCGACACCGCGGTCAGCCAGGACCTCGGCGTCATCGGCCGCGACAACCAGAACCGGATCAGGTGGGGCAACCTGCTCACGCTGCCGGTGAGCGATGGCGGTCTGCTCTACGTCGCTCCGGTGTACGCGTCGCCGGGTGCCAGTGACGCCGCGTCGTCCTACCCGCGCCTGATCCGCGTGGCGATGCTCTACAACGACAGGGTGGGCTACGGGCCGACGGTGCGCGACGCGCTCGACGAACTGTTCGGCGCGGGTGCGGGTGCAACGGCCACGGGGCCGGCGCCCACCGCGGGCCAGCCGGCTGCGAACGGCAACGGCAATCCGCCTGCGGCACAGCCGCAGCCGGGTAGCACGCCGCCCGCGGCGACGCCGCCTCCGGGTCAGAACCGCGCAGCCGAGGTGCCGACGCCGCCGGTGGCGGTGCCGCCGGGCGGGCCGGTGCAGTTGTCGCAGGCCAAGGCCGCCGCGCTGCAGGAGGTGAACACCGCGCTCGACGGGATGCAGCAGGCTCAGCAGAGCGGTGACTTCGCCGAGTTCGGTGAGGCGCTGCAGCGGCTCGACGATGCGATGAACAGGTATCGCGAGGCGCAGTAG
- a CDS encoding zinc-dependent metalloprotease, which yields MSDLPFGFSPGDDPDRDKPKKDPNSGAPGSDPFGFGGGGFDMGDLGQIFSKLGEMFSGAGNLGSGKQTGPVNYDLARQLASSSIGFVKPIPEQTTSAIADAVRLAETWLDGVTPLPAGTTRTAAWTPSDWIDNTLDTWKRLCDPVAEQMSSVWTSALPEEARAMAGPLMAMMQQMGGMAFGSQLGQALGTLSKEVLTSTDIGLPLGPKGVAALMPDAIETLAEGLEQPRSEIMTFLAAREAAHHRLFSHVPWLSSQLMSAVEAFARGMKVDSSGIEELARGIDPSALTDPSKMEQLLSQGMFEPKATPEQTAALERLETLLALIEGWVQTVVTAALGDRIPGTSALSETLRRRRATGGPAEQTFATLVGLELRPRKLREAAALWEKLTDAIGADARDGVWQHPDLLPSAGDLDEPAGFIDRMIGGDTDGMDQAIADLERDANGGDEDPGRPPVDN from the coding sequence ATGTCCGACCTGCCCTTCGGCTTCTCCCCCGGAGACGACCCCGACCGCGACAAGCCCAAGAAGGACCCCAATTCCGGTGCGCCCGGATCCGACCCGTTCGGCTTCGGCGGCGGCGGGTTCGACATGGGCGACCTCGGCCAGATCTTCTCCAAACTCGGCGAGATGTTCAGCGGCGCAGGGAACCTGGGCAGCGGCAAGCAGACCGGGCCGGTGAACTACGACCTGGCCCGCCAGCTGGCGTCCAGCTCGATCGGCTTCGTCAAGCCCATACCCGAACAGACCACGTCGGCCATCGCCGACGCCGTGCGGCTCGCCGAGACGTGGCTCGACGGCGTGACGCCGCTACCCGCAGGCACGACCAGGACGGCGGCGTGGACGCCGAGCGACTGGATCGACAACACCCTCGACACCTGGAAGCGGTTGTGCGACCCGGTGGCCGAGCAGATGTCGTCGGTGTGGACCTCGGCACTCCCCGAGGAAGCCCGCGCGATGGCAGGCCCACTGATGGCGATGATGCAGCAGATGGGCGGCATGGCCTTCGGCTCGCAACTGGGCCAGGCGCTGGGCACGCTGTCCAAGGAGGTGCTGACCTCCACCGACATCGGCCTGCCCCTGGGACCCAAGGGCGTCGCCGCGCTGATGCCCGACGCCATCGAAACCCTCGCCGAGGGGCTCGAGCAGCCACGCAGCGAGATCATGACGTTCCTCGCCGCGCGCGAGGCCGCCCACCATCGCCTCTTCTCGCACGTGCCGTGGCTGTCGAGCCAGCTCATGAGCGCCGTCGAGGCGTTCGCCAGGGGCATGAAGGTCGACTCCAGCGGCATCGAGGAACTCGCCCGCGGCATTGACCCGTCGGCGCTGACCGACCCCTCGAAGATGGAACAGTTGCTCAGCCAGGGCATGTTCGAACCGAAGGCCACCCCTGAGCAGACCGCCGCACTGGAGCGGCTCGAGACGCTGCTGGCCCTGATCGAGGGCTGGGTGCAGACCGTCGTCACCGCCGCGCTCGGCGACCGCATCCCCGGAACGTCGGCGCTGAGCGAGACGCTGCGGCGGCGCCGCGCCACCGGCGGGCCTGCCGAGCAGACCTTCGCCACGCTGGTCGGCTTGGAACTGCGCCCGCGCAAGCTGCGCGAGGCGGCCGCCCTCTGGGAGAAGCTCACCGACGCGATCGGCGCCGACGCCCGTGACGGCGTCTGGCAGCACCCCGACCTGCTGCCCTCGGCCGGCGACCTCGACGAGCCCGCCGGATTCATCGACCGGATGATCGGCGGCGACACCGACGGCATGGACCAGGCGATCGCCGACCTCGAGAGGGACGCCAACGGCGGCGACGAGGACCCCGGCCGTCCCCCTGTGGATAACTAG
- a CDS encoding WhiB family transcriptional regulator encodes MSDRTCRERLTVPCHEESPDLWFAESPTELERAKELCADCPIRRECLDSALERQEPWGVWGGEILDRGTIVARKRPRGRPRKNPQPSPAAA; translated from the coding sequence ATGTCGGACCGGACATGCCGCGAGAGGCTGACGGTGCCCTGTCACGAGGAATCGCCGGATCTGTGGTTCGCCGAGAGCCCCACGGAGCTGGAGCGCGCGAAGGAGCTGTGCGCGGATTGCCCGATCCGCCGCGAGTGCCTGGACTCAGCGCTGGAACGTCAAGAGCCGTGGGGGGTCTGGGGTGGAGAGATCCTCGACCGCGGAACCATCGTGGCGCGCAAGCGGCCACGTGGTCGCCCCCGCAAGAACCCGCAGCCGAGCCCTGCGGCAGCATGA
- a CDS encoding YlbL family protein — MNRRILTLLVALVPIVAFGLLLSAVTVPFVGLGPGPTFDTLGEVEGKEVVDIEGAEVHPTTGHLNMTTVAQSDGITLGQALALWISGRDQLVPRALVYPPDKSKDEVDESNTKDFKRSEDSAEYAALSYLKYPKSVTVESVTEPGPSAGKLEDGDAIDMVNDKPVATLEEFTAMLKTTKPGDQLVVDYRRKGGDLGTTTITLGDNPDRDYGFLGVGVLEAPWADFTIDFNLANVGGPSAGLMFSLAVVDKLTTGDINGGKFVAGTGTIDDAGKVGPIGGITHKMVAAREAGATVFLVPAENCVEANTGDTDGLTLLKVDTLATAVESLKTYSAGGEAPGC, encoded by the coding sequence GTGAACAGGCGGATTCTGACCCTGCTGGTGGCGTTGGTACCCATCGTGGCGTTCGGCCTACTGCTCTCGGCGGTCACGGTACCGTTCGTGGGGCTTGGTCCGGGACCGACGTTCGACACCCTCGGCGAGGTGGAGGGCAAGGAGGTCGTCGACATCGAGGGCGCCGAGGTGCATCCGACGACGGGTCACCTCAACATGACCACCGTCGCGCAGAGTGACGGCATCACGCTCGGTCAGGCGCTGGCGCTATGGATCTCCGGGCGCGACCAGCTCGTCCCGAGGGCCCTGGTCTATCCGCCCGACAAGTCCAAGGACGAGGTCGACGAGTCCAACACCAAGGACTTCAAGCGGTCCGAGGACAGTGCCGAGTACGCCGCGCTGTCGTACCTGAAGTACCCGAAGTCGGTGACGGTCGAGTCGGTGACCGAACCCGGCCCGTCGGCGGGCAAGCTCGAGGACGGCGACGCCATCGACATGGTGAACGACAAGCCGGTGGCCACCCTCGAGGAGTTCACCGCGATGCTCAAGACCACGAAGCCGGGTGATCAGCTCGTCGTCGACTACCGCCGCAAGGGCGGCGACCTGGGGACCACGACGATCACGCTCGGCGACAACCCCGACCGCGACTACGGATTCCTCGGCGTCGGCGTGCTGGAGGCACCGTGGGCCGACTTCACCATCGACTTCAACCTGGCCAACGTCGGTGGACCGTCGGCCGGGCTGATGTTCAGCCTCGCCGTCGTGGACAAGCTGACCACCGGTGACATCAACGGCGGGAAGTTCGTCGCGGGCACCGGCACGATCGACGACGCGGGCAAGGTCGGACCGATCGGCGGCATCACCCACAAGATGGTCGCGGCGCGCGAGGCGGGTGCGACGGTGTTCCTGGTGCCCGCGGAGAACTGCGTGGAGGCGAACACCGGGGACACCGACGGCCTGACCCTGCTCAAGGTGGACACGCTCGCCACGGCGGTGGAGTCGCTGAAGACCTATTCCGCCGGTGGCGAAGCTCCCGGTTGCTGA